GTCAAGCTGGTTGAATGGTCTAGAACAAACTTAGGCGGCAATGGAATGGTCTTCGGCCAAAGCTTGCTCCAGCAAACGTGCTACATAATTAACTACGCTAATCATCCGTGCGTACTCCATCCGTACCGGGCCTACCACGCCCAGACTTCCTTTCACCTGATCACCGAAACCGTAGTACGAAGTGATGACCGCACAACCGCGCAGACTGGGAAGGCTGTTTTCAGCGCCAATGCGGACGCTGACGGGTTGGGGAATGCTCGGTGCAACACACTCGTTGAGAATTTTGATGAGCCTGTTTTTCTCCTCAAACACTCTCAAAAGTTCGCGAATTTTCTCTTTGTCGGTAAAATCGGGCTTCGTGACCATATTGGCCGCCCCTTCGACAAAGATTTCCGGCGCCTCTGCTTCGGTTTCGCGCAAACCGCGCTCACAGAGCAGAATGGCTTTTTGTAAAAGACAGTCGTAAAGGTCTTTTTCTTCCGAAAGCCGCCGCAGCAATTCATTGCGAATCGCCAGCAGCGTCATGCCGCAAAAATTTTCGTTCAGATAGCGCGCCGTCGAATTCAAATCGTCCTGCGAAAAGTCCTCATCAATCCTTACGACACGATCTTGAACCAGCCCCGCGCGCGTTACGGTAATGACGAGAATCCGTTTTTCCGTAAGGCGGACGAAATCAATGTGCTTGATAATGTCCTGGGTGAGCGTCGGCAAGACCACGATTCCAACGCCATCTGAGAAGTAGGAGAGCAAATGCGAAGCGCGCGACATGAGATGATCCGCACTCACCCAACCTCCCCCGAATAAGCCATGGTGCATAGTTGCTTCATCGGTATCCGAAAGATGCGTTTCTTCCAGCATCTGATCCACAAAGAACCGGTACCCCTTGTCGCTCGGTACGCGGCCTGCTGAGGTATGCGGCTGTTCAAGGTAACCTGCTTCTTCCAGGTCGGCGACGGAGTTGCGCACGGTAGCAGGTGAAAGCCCTTGCCGAGTCAGCCTTGAAATTACGCGCGATCCCACCGGCTCGCCCGTGGCGACATGGGTTTTGATCAGTAGCGCTAATAGCTCGCGGCTACGCTCATCCAGCGTTTCTGTGCTTTTCAGCATCGTTGACTCAGCTTAAGTAGTAGGGATGTAATCCGTCGCGTTTCGCATCAGCTTCAGGGAGTGGTGAAGATCGCTAACGCCCTCTCTCGGTCTGTCTGATTTGCGGGCGCAAAGTATCACCGCAGCGGAAAGCGTGTCAAGCTGAGCTTTTCGCCTCGTGTTTGCATCGCCGCGCACCGCCGCCTGGCTTCCAAACCGCTTGAGCTGGAACAAGGCTTTTGATTTAACCGTAGTGATCACCGGTCTTTCGGCTAAAGTTTTTACTGACTACTAATTTTTTAATTGACAGCATG
This Acidobacteriota bacterium DNA region includes the following protein-coding sequences:
- the hrcA gene encoding heat-inducible transcription repressor HrcA, whose translation is MLKSTETLDERSRELLALLIKTHVATGEPVGSRVISRLTRQGLSPATVRNSVADLEEAGYLEQPHTSAGRVPSDKGYRFFVDQMLEETHLSDTDEATMHHGLFGGGWVSADHLMSRASHLLSYFSDGVGIVVLPTLTQDIIKHIDFVRLTEKRILVITVTRAGLVQDRVVRIDEDFSQDDLNSTARYLNENFCGMTLLAIRNELLRRLSEEKDLYDCLLQKAILLCERGLRETEAEAPEIFVEGAANMVTKPDFTDKEKIRELLRVFEEKNRLIKILNECVAPSIPQPVSVRIGAENSLPSLRGCAVITSYYGFGDQVKGSLGVVGPVRMEYARMISVVNYVARLLEQALAEDHSIAA